A genomic stretch from Erigeron canadensis isolate Cc75 chromosome 9, C_canadensis_v1, whole genome shotgun sequence includes:
- the LOC122583973 gene encoding peptidyl-prolyl cis-trans isomerase FKBP62-like has translation MGEDFEIPNIAGKFDESEEENDKMDVKDREEKEIGKDGLKKKIVKEGDGYETPIYGDEVAVHYVGSLLDGTRFDSSYDREMPFKFKLGLGHVIQGWDDGIKTMKKGEKALFTIPPALAYGESGSPPTIPPNSTLQFEIELLLWTKVKDICKDGGILKTILTEGEGWQTPKDADEVLVKYEARLEDGILVSKSDEVEFIVKDGCFCPAVSRAVKTMKKGEKSLLAVKPQYAFGENGMEAAGDNECLVPPNTILQITLELISWNTISEVTTDKKVLKKILKEGEGYDRPNDGAVVQVKMIGKLEDGSVFVKRGYDEVPFEFKVDEEQVIEGLDRGVQTMKKGEVALLTIHPEYAFGLTETHQESVTVPASSTVFYTVELVSFEKEKDTWELTTQEKIETSRRKKEAGNTLFKKQKYERALKRYEKALSFIEYDSTFSEDEKKQARVLKISCNLNNAACKLKLRDYKQAVKLCTKVLDADSKNVKALYRRAQAYIRLVDLDLAEMDIKKALEIDPDNRDVKLEYKLLKEKVKEYNKKDAQFYGNIFTKMNKLEHLDTANGARNKEPVSMTIDSKA, from the exons ATGGGTGAGGATTTTGAGATTCCGAATATTGCTGGAAAATTCGACGAGAGTGAGGAAGAAAACGACAAGATGGATGTGAAAGACAGAGAGGAGAAGGAGATTGGAAAAGATGGGTTGAAGAAAAAGATTGTTAAAGAAGGTGATGGATATGAAACACCTATTTATGGCGATGAAGTTGCAG TTCATTATGTGGGAAGTTTACTTGATGGGACTCGGTTTGATTCAAGCTATGATAGGGAGATGCCATTTAAGTTCAAGCTTGGGCTTG GACATGTGATCCAAGGATGGGATGACGGTATCAAGACAATGAAGAAAGGAGAAAAAGCTCTGTTCACAATACCTCCTGCACTTGCATATGGTGAATCTGGATCACCTCCCACCATCCCTCCTAACTCAACACTTCAGTTTGAAATCGAGTTGCTCTTGTGGACCAAAGTGAAGGATATATGCAAAGATGGAGGCATATTGAAGACTATACTGACTGAAGGAGAGGGTTGGCAGACTCCTAAAGATGCTGATGAAGTGCTAG TCAAGTATGAGGCCCGACTTGAGGATGGAATCCTAGTTTCGAAGTCTGATGAAGTTGAGTTCATTGTGAAGGATG GGTGTTTCTGTCCTGCTGTGTCAAGAGCTGTGAAAACAATGAAGAAGGGAGAAAAAAGTCTCCTTGCTGTGAAGCCACAAT ATGCATTCGGAGAGAATGGCATGGAAGCAGCAGGTGATAATGAATGTCTTGTGCCACCAAACACCATCCTTCAAATAACGCTTGAATTGATTTCATGGAATACCATTTCTGAGGTTACAACTGACAAAAAggttttaaagaaaatattgaAAGAGGGGGAAGGCTATGACCGCCCAAACGATGGTGCAGTCGTTCAAG TGAAAATGATCGGGAAACTCGAAGATGGAAGTGTGTTTGTGAAAAGAGGGTATGATGAGGTACCATTTGAGTTCAAAGTAGACGAAG AACAAGTCATTGAGGGACTTGATAGAGGTGTACAGACCATGAAGAAAGGTGAAGTTGCACTGCTAACTATTCATCCAGAATATGCATTTGGTTTAACCGAAACACATCAGGAATCCGTTACTGTTCCTGCAAGTTCCACTGTTTTTTATACGGTTGAGTTGGTTTCATTTGAAAAG GAAAAAGACACGTGGGAGCTAACTACACaagaaaagattgaaacttccaGGAGAAAGAAAGAAGCAGGAAACACACTTTTCAAGAAACAGAAATACGAAAGAGCTTTAAAGAGATACGAGAAG GCTCTCAGTTTCATCGAATATGACTCCACATTCAGTGAAGATGAGAAAAAGCAAGCCAGGGTGCTTAAAATCAGCTGCAACCTTAACAATGCCGCATGCAAGCTAAAACTGAGAGACTACAAACAAGCGGTAAAGCTTTGCACAAAGGTCTTAGATGCTGACAGCAAGAACGTTAAGGCACTTTATAGGAGAGCCCAGGCATACATCCGGCTTGTTGATTTAGATCTTGCAGAGATGGATATCAAGAAAGCActtgagattgatcctgataaTAG GGACGTGAAGTTGGAGTACAagctattgaaagaaaaagtGAAGGAATACAACAAGAAAGATGCACAGTTTTATGGCAATATTTTCACGAAAATGAACAAACTAGAGCACCTTGATACTGCT AATGGAGCAAGAAATAAGGAGCCCGTGTCAATGACGATTGATAGCAAAGCATGA